In the Pseudanabaena sp. PCC 7367 genome, one interval contains:
- a CDS encoding MraY family glycosyltransferase, protein MASFGLSWKVVRLIKNRFAFALLDIPNERSSHKQPTPRGGGLGFVIAFVMVSLAIGFFMVIGERDIALFNLNFPPIDLGVIWLLLLPLVVVGIIDDRFSLASKWRYLVQVTVTISAGVYFGAFPQPWLSDWLGSFFAPIVISIIATVLTIFTMTAIVNFYNFMDGLDGLVAGTTALQLSFLAVYLDQPIWWFLVAAIGGFLVWNWSPAKVFMGDVGSTFLGACVAIALLQEPDVTLAWSSLAIVAPLMGDAMYTVFSRLLRWENILLPHRSHIYQRLQQSGWSHPQVAITYMGFTVAIAGLIFTWGEMGAWLSFAATIGAIIVSELYLHHANSKLIEPPQNLEG, encoded by the coding sequence ATGGCCAGCTTTGGTTTGAGCTGGAAGGTGGTGCGCTTAATTAAAAATCGCTTCGCCTTCGCCCTATTAGATATTCCCAATGAGCGTAGCTCCCACAAACAACCTACTCCCAGAGGTGGTGGGTTGGGGTTTGTGATTGCCTTTGTGATGGTTTCATTGGCGATCGGCTTTTTTATGGTGATTGGTGAGCGGGATATTGCCTTGTTTAACTTGAATTTTCCACCGATCGATCTGGGCGTAATCTGGCTGTTGCTGTTGCCACTGGTGGTAGTGGGCATCATTGACGATCGCTTTAGCCTGGCCAGTAAATGGCGCTATCTGGTGCAGGTGACGGTTACGATTAGCGCTGGGGTTTATTTTGGTGCATTCCCCCAACCCTGGCTCTCCGATTGGCTGGGGAGTTTTTTTGCTCCAATTGTAATTAGTATTATTGCCACCGTACTGACCATTTTTACGATGACGGCGATCGTGAATTTCTATAACTTCATGGATGGCCTGGATGGTCTGGTGGCAGGCACTACCGCGCTGCAATTGAGCTTTTTGGCAGTTTACTTAGATCAACCTATCTGGTGGTTCTTGGTGGCCGCGATCGGCGGCTTTTTGGTCTGGAACTGGTCACCGGCCAAGGTGTTTATGGGGGATGTGGGGAGTACGTTTCTAGGCGCATGTGTAGCGATCGCCCTGTTGCAGGAACCAGATGTTACCCTGGCCTGGTCTAGCCTTGCGATCGTGGCTCCGCTGATGGGTGATGCCATGTATACGGTGTTTTCGCGTTTGCTGCGCTGGGAAAATATTTTGTTGCCGCACCGCAGCCACATTTATCAACGTTTACAACAGTCGGGTTGGTCCCATCCGCAGGTGGCGATTACTTATATGGGTTTCACTGTGGCGATCGCTGGTTTGATTTTTACCTGGGGTGAGATGGGCGCTTGGCTTAGTTTTGCCGCAACGATCGGGGCGATTATTGTTAGTGAATTGTATTTGCATCATGCTAATTCTAAGCTCATTGAGCCGCCGCAGAATTTGGAAGGTTAA
- a CDS encoding NAD-dependent epimerase/dehydratase family protein yields the protein MAQVELLITGATGLTGTLLLQRMAIGKPDQVTHCLVRPTSDHKAIDKLDLHLHYVIGDSAIAASWSEVLADIQPSTIVHIASIRHIDALLAGIQANQAKFEHLPRLIIVGTTGIYSQYNQYGQIYTEREASLAAYAGDSCLLRPTMIYGSERDKNLHKLIKFCDRYGFFPVFGDGSHLLQPIHADDLAQAILAAIDRPQVNGTYDVSGGTVVTFRELLALVAQLINKPVRQLALPLNVGVALASLSEIVLKRRSPVRREQILRLQEDKAYAHDLAQQKLDFKPRSLADGLQQEVELMRQKGII from the coding sequence ATGGCGCAAGTTGAACTACTAATTACTGGGGCAACTGGTCTAACCGGAACGCTATTGCTGCAACGCATGGCGATCGGGAAACCCGACCAGGTAACCCATTGTCTGGTGCGCCCTACCAGTGATCACAAGGCGATCGATAAGCTGGATTTGCATTTGCATTATGTGATTGGTGATAGTGCGATCGCGGCAAGCTGGAGCGAAGTGTTGGCAGATATTCAACCCAGCACGATCGTGCATATTGCTTCGATCCGGCATATTGATGCCCTCTTGGCAGGGATTCAGGCGAATCAGGCAAAGTTTGAGCATCTACCCCGCTTGATTATTGTGGGCACCACTGGTATTTATTCCCAATACAACCAGTATGGCCAGATTTATACGGAGCGCGAGGCTAGCTTAGCTGCATATGCGGGGGATTCTTGCCTGTTGCGGCCAACCATGATCTATGGCTCGGAGCGAGATAAGAACTTGCATAAGCTAATTAAATTTTGCGATCGCTATGGTTTTTTTCCAGTCTTTGGCGATGGCAGCCATCTGTTGCAGCCGATCCATGCTGATGACTTGGCTCAAGCCATATTAGCCGCGATCGATCGCCCGCAAGTCAACGGCACTTACGATGTTTCCGGTGGCACTGTGGTCACGTTTCGGGAATTGTTGGCATTAGTGGCACAATTAATTAATAAACCAGTGCGTCAGTTAGCGTTGCCGTTGAATGTAGGTGTGGCCTTGGCGAGTTTGAGTGAGATCGTTTTGAAACGGCGATCGCCCGTGCGCCGGGAGCAAATTTTGCGATTGCAAGAAGATAAAGCCTATGCCCATGATCTGGCTCAGCAAAAATTAGATTTTAAGCCGCGCAGCCTTGCAGATGGGCTACAACAAGAGGTGGAACTAATGCGACAAAAGGGGATTATTTGA
- a CDS encoding glycosyltransferase family 4 protein, with amino-acid sequence MKILFVITRADTVGGAQVHVTELPKLLRQYGHEVLVFTGARGIFSDRLEKAGINTIACKSFLPPINPGLDWQSFKALRQVLRQFQPDLVSTHSSKAGVLGRLACRLEKIPCLFTAHGWAFTNGVPPLKRFIYQQIEKLVEPLAAKIICVSECDRQLALQAGMQSQRLLTIHNGVVDVPPELIAKPGLADPVKIVMVARFDRQKDHLTLIKAFSRLQNIDQAQLELVGDGPNLAAMQDLVNDLGISDRVKFWGFRQDIAEILAQAQIFTLVSHWEGFPRVTLEAMRAGLPVVITNAGGSAEAIDEGKSGYVINVGDGDAWRDRLQTLVADTQLRTEMGRYGRALYEQKFTLERLWQETFAVYEQVLSSTPQIIKQSLGNNEQSLRTSDGAS; translated from the coding sequence ATGAAAATTCTGTTTGTAATTACCAGAGCGGATACGGTTGGCGGTGCGCAAGTACATGTCACTGAGCTACCTAAATTATTGCGTCAATATGGGCATGAGGTGCTGGTTTTTACGGGAGCCAGGGGGATCTTTAGCGATCGCCTGGAAAAAGCAGGCATTAACACGATCGCCTGTAAGAGCTTCTTGCCACCGATCAATCCTGGTTTAGATTGGCAGAGTTTTAAAGCCCTGCGGCAGGTGTTGCGCCAGTTTCAACCTGATTTGGTTTCTACCCATTCTAGTAAGGCGGGTGTGCTGGGTCGGCTTGCCTGTCGGCTAGAAAAAATCCCCTGTCTCTTCACGGCGCATGGTTGGGCGTTTACTAATGGGGTGCCGCCTCTGAAGCGGTTTATTTATCAACAAATTGAAAAACTAGTTGAGCCCTTGGCAGCCAAGATTATCTGTGTGTCCGAGTGCGATCGCCAACTTGCTTTGCAGGCTGGAATGCAGTCCCAGCGATTGCTTACAATCCATAACGGCGTGGTTGATGTCCCGCCGGAATTGATCGCAAAACCAGGCTTAGCCGATCCGGTCAAGATTGTGATGGTGGCGCGGTTCGATCGCCAAAAGGATCACCTTACCCTGATCAAGGCTTTTAGTAGATTGCAAAATATTGACCAGGCACAGTTAGAACTGGTGGGCGATGGCCCGAATTTGGCAGCGATGCAAGACTTAGTTAACGATCTGGGAATTAGCGATCGGGTCAAGTTTTGGGGTTTCCGCCAGGATATTGCCGAAATTCTCGCCCAGGCACAGATATTTACGCTAGTTTCCCACTGGGAAGGCTTTCCACGGGTCACCCTGGAGGCGATGCGGGCTGGTTTACCGGTAGTGATTACGAATGCGGGTGGTTCGGCGGAGGCGATCGATGAAGGCAAGAGTGGCTATGTGATTAATGTAGGTGATGGCGATGCATGGCGCGATCGATTGCAAACTTTGGTGGCAGATACCCAATTGAGAACAGAAATGGGTAGATATGGCCGCGCTTTGTACGAGCAAAAGTTTACCCTGGAGCGATTGTGGCAAGAGACGTTTGCGGTCTATGAGCAGGTATTATCATCAACCCCGCAAATTATTAAGCAATCTTTGGGGAATAATGAGCAGTCATTGAGAACTAGTGATGGCGCAAGTTGA
- a CDS encoding glycosyltransferase, translated as MYKVFLLITSLEYGGAQTELVNLATQLKGSGWQVEVCTLLKPEVHMQRLAQAEIPLHDLAMQRGLANPIAIFRLVELIRRSQPQILHSHMVHANLLARLTRLFVKVPLLISTAQNMKEGSRWREIAYRLSDPLCDLTTNVSQVAVDRYVEVGAVPAHKVRYLPNSVNVERFNAQPEARQKLRTELSLEGMFVWIAVGRLTRQKNYPNLLHAFAAVAQNNPNACLLIAGGGELEAQIMELIESLGLGDRVRLLGNCSDMPDLFNAADAMVMASDWEGMPLVLLEAAASGLPIVATDVGGNGEVVIDGENGWLVPPGDTEALAVAMQKNMQLPDAARSQMGAIGRQHVLENFSLPAVAKRWQALYQELYARLA; from the coding sequence ATGTATAAAGTTTTTTTGTTGATCACCTCCCTTGAATATGGCGGTGCCCAAACAGAGCTAGTCAATCTGGCCACCCAATTAAAGGGCTCAGGCTGGCAGGTAGAGGTTTGTACCTTGCTGAAGCCGGAAGTTCATATGCAAAGGTTGGCGCAGGCAGAGATCCCCTTGCATGATTTGGCGATGCAGCGCGGTTTAGCGAACCCGATCGCAATTTTCAGATTGGTTGAGTTAATCCGTCGATCGCAGCCGCAAATTTTGCACAGTCACATGGTACATGCCAATCTACTGGCACGATTGACGAGACTATTTGTGAAGGTGCCACTGTTGATTTCCACGGCTCAAAATATGAAGGAAGGAAGCCGCTGGCGGGAGATTGCCTATCGCCTTAGTGATCCACTTTGTGATTTAACTACCAATGTGAGCCAGGTAGCGGTCGATCGCTATGTTGAAGTTGGCGCAGTGCCTGCTCATAAGGTGCGCTATCTGCCGAATAGTGTCAATGTGGAGCGTTTTAATGCTCAGCCAGAGGCACGGCAAAAATTGCGAACGGAGCTAAGTTTAGAGGGAATGTTTGTTTGGATCGCAGTGGGGCGATTGACCAGGCAAAAAAACTATCCTAATTTGCTCCATGCGTTTGCCGCAGTTGCCCAGAATAACCCCAATGCCTGCTTATTAATTGCCGGTGGTGGTGAACTGGAGGCTCAGATTATGGAGCTGATTGAAAGCTTGGGGTTGGGCGATCGGGTCAGGCTGTTGGGGAATTGTAGTGATATGCCGGATTTGTTCAATGCTGCTGACGCAATGGTGATGGCTTCAGATTGGGAAGGAATGCCATTGGTTTTACTGGAGGCGGCGGCAAGTGGTTTGCCGATCGTAGCTACTGACGTGGGTGGTAATGGCGAAGTGGTGATTGATGGTGAAAATGGCTGGTTAGTCCCCCCTGGGGATACTGAGGCGTTGGCGGTAGCAATGCAAAAAAACATGCAGTTACCAGATGCGGCGCGATCGCAAATGGGGGCGATCGGTCGGCAGCATGTGCTTGAGAATTTTAGTTTGCCCGCAGTGGCAAAACGTTGGCAGGCTTTGTATCAGGAGTTATATGCGCGCTTGGCATAG
- a CDS encoding ArnT family glycosyltransferase, with translation MRFKVRQLYILLLGVGILCFATTVRDAVSPNLLDDALGWITLLYGAIVIFMISCAEPKVQKALLAAFLARAMLAILHIYGSPLPDSGHDAVMFERIGWEWSQEGINWLLVNFPTGWRLYAWAIALFYTLLGRSELMIQAINVLFGTLVVWNTYQIAKLLWGAKIAVRVAWTTALFPTLMLYSAITMREVAVVYPLTLGIYYLVAWQRSHQPLQLLGALIALVVSFSFHSGILVSFGMLGLMFVLKWLYALVMGLRKGIVRYTVVAIVIVAIAGAIVASGWGLDKFGGSLANLSLESVGTAQSSRAISRASYLEGMYINSPVDLLTQTPIRLVYFLYAPFVWMIRNGFDLAAQLDVLIYVVITISLWRSRRYILRDPAAQLVFALLFANLLVFSLSTSNYGTAIRHRAKFAPLAISLTMIMPWQRKPRLVAPQIPAVAELAAEHV, from the coding sequence ATGCGGTTTAAAGTTCGGCAGCTTTATATTTTATTGCTGGGGGTAGGCATACTATGTTTTGCAACCACAGTTAGAGATGCCGTATCACCAAATTTATTAGATGATGCCCTGGGCTGGATTACTCTGCTCTACGGGGCGATCGTCATTTTTATGATCAGTTGCGCCGAACCTAAAGTTCAAAAGGCATTGCTCGCGGCATTTTTGGCCAGAGCTATGTTGGCAATTTTGCATATTTATGGTTCACCGTTACCGGATTCTGGGCATGATGCAGTAATGTTTGAGCGGATTGGTTGGGAATGGTCGCAAGAGGGAATCAATTGGCTGTTGGTAAATTTCCCCACTGGGTGGCGCTTATATGCCTGGGCGATCGCCTTGTTTTATACCCTGTTAGGTCGCAGCGAATTAATGATTCAGGCGATCAATGTACTGTTTGGGACTCTGGTGGTTTGGAATACCTATCAAATTGCCAAGCTGTTATGGGGCGCAAAGATTGCGGTTAGGGTTGCCTGGACTACGGCACTTTTCCCGACCCTGATGCTTTATTCAGCAATTACGATGCGGGAAGTCGCGGTGGTCTATCCGCTGACCCTGGGCATTTATTATTTGGTGGCCTGGCAGCGATCGCATCAACCACTGCAACTGCTTGGGGCGCTAATTGCCCTAGTGGTTAGCTTCTCATTCCACTCCGGCATCTTAGTATCGTTTGGGATGCTGGGTCTGATGTTTGTGCTGAAGTGGCTTTATGCCCTGGTTATGGGGTTAAGGAAAGGCATTGTCCGCTACACGGTGGTGGCGATTGTGATTGTGGCGATCGCTGGGGCAATTGTGGCATCCGGTTGGGGGCTAGATAAATTTGGTGGTTCGCTAGCTAATTTGAGTTTGGAATCAGTTGGCACAGCGCAGAGTTCTAGGGCGATCTCAAGGGCTTCCTATCTAGAGGGGATGTATATCAATTCGCCAGTGGATTTACTCACCCAAACCCCAATCCGCTTAGTTTATTTTCTGTATGCGCCGTTTGTGTGGATGATTCGCAACGGCTTTGATCTCGCTGCCCAATTGGATGTTTTGATTTATGTGGTGATTACAATCTCGTTGTGGCGATCGCGCCGTTATATTTTGCGTGACCCGGCGGCACAGTTAGTATTTGCGTTATTATTTGCTAATTTGCTGGTATTTTCCCTTTCCACCTCTAACTACGGCACTGCAATCAGGCACCGCGCTAAGTTTGCGCCTTTGGCGATCAGTTTGACCATGATTATGCCCTGGCAACGTAAGCCGCGCCTCGTAGCACCACAAATTCCTGCTGTTGCTGAGCTAGCCGCTGAACATGTATAA
- a CDS encoding glycosyltransferase family 2 protein, producing the protein MSAEPDSTICAANPLVSIVSVYYNRQGFITESINSLLEQTYQNLEIIVIDDGSTDDTYTKLKAIQDSRLTVISHANMGFTRSIKQAVALTKGEYVAVHGSGDISLPTRIEKQVALLQQRPDVGVVGCYVETINEWAGYSLPYERKLEGNITKAAQQINPFTHGEVMFRRSVYESVGGYREFFRYAQDYDLWLRISLQANFEIVTESLYKRFIFPTSVSASIDKVVVQKCLSSFAVQCIDQRIEHGADLIDRYGEYAAFFRTRDRKLAKELWKLAIKLIYVGDFSKAGQVNRLSINEVNLGINFITQGVIYLLQNYQLMRQAIALIFMLLGKVPALKMNRMGVFAKQQQENNHAT; encoded by the coding sequence ATGAGTGCTGAGCCTGATTCAACCATATGCGCTGCTAACCCGCTAGTTTCGATCGTAAGTGTTTACTACAATCGCCAGGGCTTTATTACTGAATCGATCAACAGCCTGTTAGAGCAGACCTATCAGAACCTAGAAATAATAGTCATAGATGATGGCTCCACTGATGACACCTATACAAAATTGAAGGCGATCCAAGATTCGCGTCTAACGGTGATTAGCCATGCAAATATGGGCTTCACTCGATCGATTAAGCAGGCTGTTGCCCTGACAAAGGGTGAATATGTTGCAGTGCATGGTTCCGGTGATATATCGCTACCAACCAGAATTGAAAAGCAGGTTGCGTTACTACAACAGCGACCCGATGTGGGGGTAGTTGGCTGTTATGTTGAAACGATCAATGAATGGGCTGGCTATTCACTCCCCTATGAACGCAAATTAGAAGGGAATATAACCAAAGCTGCTCAGCAGATTAACCCGTTTACCCACGGTGAGGTGATGTTTCGCAGGTCTGTGTATGAGAGTGTGGGCGGCTATCGTGAGTTTTTCCGCTATGCTCAGGATTATGATCTCTGGTTGCGAATCAGTTTGCAGGCTAATTTTGAGATTGTGACTGAATCTTTATACAAGCGATTTATTTTTCCTACCAGTGTTAGTGCTTCGATCGACAAAGTAGTCGTGCAAAAATGTTTGTCGTCATTTGCAGTGCAATGTATTGATCAAAGGATTGAACATGGTGCTGATTTAATCGATCGGTATGGTGAATATGCCGCTTTTTTTCGAACACGCGATCGCAAGCTGGCTAAAGAGCTTTGGAAACTGGCGATTAAGCTGATTTATGTGGGGGACTTTAGCAAGGCTGGCCAAGTTAATCGGCTTAGTATTAATGAAGTGAATTTGGGTATTAATTTCATTACGCAGGGGGTAATTTACTTACTCCAAAACTATCAATTAATGCGCCAGGCGATCGCGCTGATATTTATGCTGCTAGGTAAAGTTCCAGCTTTAAAAATGAACAGGATGGGTGTCTTTGCCAAACAACAGCAGGAAAATAATCATGCAACGTAG
- the psb32 gene encoding photosystem II repair protein Psb32 — MKYLPLLSLRQLPIVLKSWGLGAIAILLALLVFVTPAIAATVDDVPSLLEGDRTWVIDFADVISPSIENGVYSDLEQLNQQTGLEVRFVTIDRIDYGQPTDEFAQQVFDKWFPTDDEKANQALILLATEDYRSAIVTGAEVEAIMPESIAQSIANTNVLYPAQKKQFNQALSDGSDRLVAVLSGQPDPGEPVVQEKTFAASTYATAEETDTQSSTVLVVVLLVVATVLPMVAYFMLT; from the coding sequence ATGAAATATCTACCCCTTTTATCCCTTAGGCAGTTGCCGATCGTTCTGAAAAGCTGGGGTTTGGGGGCGATCGCTATCCTGCTTGCCCTACTAGTTTTCGTTACGCCTGCGATCGCTGCCACTGTAGATGATGTGCCTAGTTTGCTTGAAGGCGATCGTACCTGGGTGATTGATTTTGCGGATGTAATTAGCCCCAGCATTGAAAATGGTGTTTATAGCGATCTTGAGCAACTAAATCAGCAAACCGGGTTAGAGGTGCGTTTTGTCACGATTGACCGGATTGATTATGGCCAACCCACCGATGAGTTTGCACAGCAAGTATTTGATAAGTGGTTTCCCACCGATGACGAGAAGGCTAACCAGGCTTTGATCTTGCTAGCGACCGAAGACTATCGCAGTGCGATCGTGACTGGCGCAGAAGTTGAGGCAATCATGCCGGAGTCGATCGCCCAGAGTATTGCTAACACCAATGTGCTGTATCCGGCTCAAAAGAAACAATTTAACCAAGCCCTCAGTGATGGCAGCGATCGATTGGTGGCAGTTTTATCTGGCCAACCTGATCCTGGCGAGCCAGTAGTTCAAGAAAAAACCTTTGCTGCTAGTACCTATGCCACGGCCGAAGAAACTGATACGCAAAGCTCGACTGTGCTGGTGGTAGTGCTATTAGTTGTAGCTACAGTGCTGCCAATGGTGGCCTATTTCATGCTGACTTAA
- the dnaN gene encoding DNA polymerase III subunit beta: MRLVCPQNQLASNLSLVGRAVASRPTHPVLANIMLKADDKNQTVELTAFDLNLGIRVNFAATVTEPGSITLPARLFSDIVSRLPDEDVTLTLEAGEAMAAIACGSGRYHVNGLPIEEFPDLPTIDDGETTYLPIEALISGLDASLFAAATDETKRVLTGVHLTANAESLEFAATDGHRLSVVNAELQDADSPTPFADSLEVTIPARALRELEKMLGLQTEGAIAIKFDQTQMIFQGASQTLTSRLLDGNYPNYRQLVPTSFERQISLDRKAFIAALERIAVLADQKNNIVKLSIDSTGQEIAISVDAPDVATGRESIPAQISGDDLDIAFNVKYLLDGLKAIDSSDIQIQLNTATSPAIITPIGALKMTYLIMPVQIRN, from the coding sequence ATGCGACTAGTTTGTCCCCAAAATCAACTCGCTTCAAACCTTTCTTTGGTAGGTAGGGCAGTCGCTTCGCGCCCTACTCATCCGGTTTTGGCGAACATTATGCTCAAGGCTGATGATAAAAATCAAACCGTTGAGCTGACTGCTTTTGACCTGAATCTGGGAATTAGAGTGAACTTTGCTGCGACAGTAACTGAACCTGGGTCGATCACTCTGCCGGCGCGATTGTTTAGCGATATTGTGTCCCGGTTGCCAGATGAGGATGTGACCTTGACCCTGGAAGCAGGAGAAGCGATGGCAGCGATCGCCTGTGGTTCGGGACGCTACCATGTCAACGGTTTGCCGATCGAAGAGTTTCCTGATTTGCCCACGATCGATGACGGCGAAACTACCTACCTACCGATCGAAGCTTTGATCTCTGGCTTGGATGCCTCTCTGTTTGCGGCGGCCACCGATGAAACGAAGCGGGTTTTGACTGGTGTGCATTTGACGGCTAATGCTGAGAGCCTGGAGTTTGCCGCCACAGATGGACATCGCCTGTCGGTAGTGAATGCAGAATTGCAGGATGCCGATTCACCCACCCCCTTTGCCGATAGTTTGGAAGTAACAATCCCGGCCAGGGCATTACGGGAATTGGAAAAAATGCTGGGATTGCAAACAGAAGGGGCGATCGCAATTAAGTTTGATCAAACCCAGATGATTTTCCAGGGAGCCAGTCAAACGCTCACCTCGCGGCTTTTGGATGGTAACTACCCCAACTATCGCCAATTGGTGCCAACCAGCTTTGAACGGCAAATTTCCCTGGATCGCAAAGCATTTATTGCGGCTCTGGAACGGATTGCAGTGCTGGCCGATCAAAAAAACAATATTGTTAAATTGTCGATCGATTCAACTGGCCAAGAAATAGCGATTTCTGTGGATGCGCCTGATGTGGCTACAGGGCGAGAATCGATTCCAGCCCAGATTTCTGGCGATGACCTGGATATTGCTTTTAATGTGAAGTATCTGCTCGATGGCTTGAAGGCGATCGACAGTAGTGATATTCAAATTCAGCTTAATACTGCCACTAGCCCTGCGATCATTACACCGATCGGCGCCCTGAAGATGACTTATTTGATTATGCCAGTGCAGATCAGGAATTAG
- a CDS encoding TMEM165/GDT1 family protein has product MIDWQLLAISFGTIFISELGDKSQIATLSLSSSSTAPRFVFLGSALALLVASLVGVLLGGSVYYVLPTRFLKIIAAFIFAMLAFRTLAGHATEDK; this is encoded by the coding sequence ATGATCGATTGGCAATTACTTGCGATCAGCTTTGGCACAATTTTTATTTCGGAGCTAGGCGACAAAAGCCAGATCGCTACCCTCAGCCTCAGTAGTAGCTCTACTGCGCCTCGGTTTGTTTTTCTAGGTTCAGCTCTAGCATTATTAGTTGCTAGCTTAGTGGGTGTGCTGTTAGGGGGAAGTGTTTATTATGTTTTGCCGACCAGGTTTTTAAAAATAATCGCGGCGTTTATCTTTGCCATGCTAGCATTTCGTACCCTTGCTGGTCATGCCACAGAAGATAAATAG
- a CDS encoding TMEM165/GDT1 family protein, producing the protein MLKPEHVQIVTSTFVTVFIAEIGDKTQLTVLMIAAQAGSPLVVFLGAALALITTSLLGVLAGKWLSRHLSPKVLQMLTGVSFMFLAVGLVWDAVS; encoded by the coding sequence TTGCTAAAACCAGAACACGTCCAGATTGTTACCTCGACATTTGTGACCGTCTTCATAGCCGAAATTGGTGATAAGACCCAACTCACAGTCCTGATGATCGCCGCCCAAGCAGGATCGCCCCTAGTAGTATTCCTTGGTGCTGCACTCGCCTTAATCACCACTAGCCTTTTGGGTGTATTAGCTGGTAAGTGGCTTTCTAGGCACCTATCACCAAAAGTGCTGCAAATGCTGACCGGGGTTAGTTTTATGTTTCTGGCGGTGGGCTTGGTTTGGGATGCGGTTAGTTAA